The Salarias fasciatus chromosome 12, fSalaFa1.1, whole genome shotgun sequence DNA segment taaataaataaataaatattgtgaAAACATTCACTTAATAATTATTCTTTAGGtgttctatctatctatctatgtatctatctatctatctatctatctatgtatctatctatctatctatctatctatctatctatctatctatctattttgCAAGGATTGTTGTGAATAGCATTTAATTGTCCAAATTACTGACAGAAACAATAATGGATTAgttgggaggggaaaaaaattagtTTCCTGAatctgaattattaatgttattttgttgaAAACTCAGATTTTCAGGATTAGTTGAATTTCCAAACTAAAAAGATGCCTCACAGTCACAAGCCCTCACTTTAGCAGGCCTCTGTCACTGTGTTAGTCAGACTGAAATCTGAACTCTGAAAGGGGATTAATTTAAAAGTAAATCATAAGATTTTGAGGCAAATTATGATGATTTCGTGTAGTTTGTCTcagttttttcagaaaaaatgtgGGATATTTGTGAAAAGATTTCATTTAATCCAGAAAAGACAgatatttcttttcttctaaGAATGCATCCTGTAAAATGATCAAAAGTTTTTACCCATTTGAAATGGTTGCAATTTTCTGTAGTGTCCCTACAGGAGACTCATGTGTGGTGTCTTCACGGCAATCGGGTGCTGCAGGCATGGCTCGCTCAGCAGAAAGTATCCAGCTGGATTACTTGTTGGAACATGGGGGATCTGTGCAGGACCAGAACGTCATGCACAAATCCCAGGTTGCTAATATACACATCAATAAACCTCCCTTTAGAAACTGTTCTTCTTAATCATCTTGGAGGATGATTGAGGAGAACAGTTTTCTGTTGATGTAACACACTTTTTGTGATTCTGCATGTGGAAGGATCCTGATGTGGCATCCATCAATGGCTCCTGCAGCCCGGCCAAACACCTGATGGCCAGCCAGGAGGGCAAAGCCGGCTCCAAtatcctccatctcctcctgtcTGGGGAAGTGGATAACGTTGTGAATGATCTCCATCATTTCATCCACAACACTGATCCACAACGTGGATGTTCCTGCAGACCGTTACTTGTGGCACGAGAAAGATGTCCGCCATCACTCTGTAGGACTCACCACAAGACAAGCCAGTAAATGGTGACCAGCACCTCCAGCTCGTGACTCCAGCCATGGGCTTTTTCCCACGGCAGCAGCAGTGCTCTCTCTGGAAACCCTGCAGGCTGGAGTCAAGTCACCTGTGGAAAAGAGAGTGTCCAGTATTGACACATTGTAACTGACCTGTGGATAATGCTGCAAGAGGCCTCTGTTCCGGGTGAAAGAAACAATGTTTGaagatgtaatttttttttttcaaatttcgtAACACTTCTACCTTATTTGTGCTTTTACAGTGTTTTGCAGGTTCTGTTAAAGTTTTTCAATAACATTTTCTTTAACTCCGGGGTTTCTTTGTTAGACACCAGCTTATGCTTGATATCTTTTTTTGCTCAACAGTGTAAGTCATGTTGTATTCATGTATGTAGTGAAGACAGACATGAATAGTGCTAAGGATTAATGTGTTTAACTAATTAACATAATACCGTGTATAATAATAGATGATCTGATCAGATGGGTGACTAAAGGCAGGTGTGTGGAATACTGGTAAAATCATTTAATATACGTCAAGGATCTTAACTAATATATAGTATATAATTGCAGATATTACAGTGGTGAGAAATTTCTGAGCTCCTGTTGTTATTCTTAACTGTGCTCCAAGGAGATGAATAAGGACTTTACTGAAACCAGGAAATGAATTGGACTATGGATTAGTTTCCATACTTacactgatgatactcagctgtacatcgccgtgtcccctgatgactcagggccaatagaaaccctttttaattgtatctcagacatcaagtcatggatggcagtgaatttccttcAGCTCAACTGGGAAAaaaactgaggttttagttattggtcctgaaggccagagagagaaactttgaCCAAAACTACAATATTTAAAACCAGAACCATCAGTTAAAAACCTGAGCAAGATTTTTGACACTGAGCTGAATTTTACTCCACAAATTAAATACATAACAAAGATTGTTTTTCATCATCTTAAAGATCCAGCCAGAGTCGCCCGATACTCTCTCAGGCAGGCACAACGGTGCTAATGCAGCATTTATGTCTGTCGGctagactactgtaatgccttgctctctggccTTCCCAAAAAGAGTATTTCAAACCTCCAATTATAGCAAAATTCATCCACACGTGTTCTGACGAGAACCAGGGGgtgggcccacattacaccagttttaaagtcgctgcattggctctctgtccgcttcaggatgaattttaaggttcttttttttttattattagattTTAAATGTCTTAGAATTCTCACTCCTTCTTATTTAGCTAATCTGTTTTTACCGTACGGACCCTTACGAGCCCTGAGGTCCTTTAGCAGTGGTCTACTGTGTGTCCCAAAAGCCAGAATCAAGACCAACGGTGAGGCGGCCTTTAGCAACTATGACCCCTGCCTGTgaaacagcctgccggagaacctcaggaccgcagagactgttgatatttatAAAGGACTGCTAAAAACACCCCCGTTTAATCAGACTTTTAACTGTCTCCGTTTTCTTACgtgcttatttattttattatgtagGCGTTATTCTTTTAAGCttataaaattaattttatttatccTACTTCAAGTATTTTATTCAGTCTTAAATTTCTGtcttaaagtttgtttttttaaccccaGTGTTTCTTTAGACAGGCTGCTTGattgtggactgttcatgccacgatgtttattggtctgatgtcaacgttctcactctgttctgtctgtggactgtttatatagacactacactgtgattcCTTCTTATTATCAAAGTCATTatcaatctttgaaatttttaccaatcagtgtaacatcttgaagccctctgaggcaactgttgttgtgatactgggctatacaaaaataaattaattgattgattgattgattgattgattgattgcttCTGGTttgctgctggtggtgctgtGCATGGGTCGCTTTGGCCCCGGCTAGTTGAGGGGATGCCCCTCTTAGATATGGGCTGACCCTTGTCTGTCGGGGTAGGGGGGCCAGGTGCCAGCACTCTCAGTGTTCCTGGCCTGTGACATTCCTCCCAGTGTGAATGGCCCAATGGTGGCATTGTCCCTGATCCATAGTGCCATGCTGTCTCTCTCTTATGTATGTcctgtgtatgtatgtgtgcatgtatgtatgGTGTGACTATAATGTATATTGTGGGTGGGAGGAACGAGtttattttgtaatgttttcttctttttaaatgatgtaaagcactttgtgttgcttttatgtATGAaaggtgctttataaataaatactgaatgTAAAATTTACTCTGATCTGAACAGAGGACTTTTGGAACACTGAGCACCAGTCCAGGAATGTCTCAGCGTGGAGCCCGGATCGTGGATGTGTCTCTTTGGAGTCAGTCCCTGAAGCATTAACTCCGGTTGCAGTAAACTTCTTGTCATttaatttcagttcagttcatatTATTCACGCAGCGGTGCCTCATGACCACAAAGAAACGGAAACACAAAGCGCCACCGCTGTTCTTGGACTATCCTGTAGGGGGCGATGGAGGCCGAAGCCACCAAATTTCCCTCTGCAGTCTTGCCGGAAGGTGCCCACGAAGAAGAAAGTGAGCAACATGGCGCCTCTCGACCTGGATAAATACGCAGAAATTGCCAAACAGTGTAAATATCTACCCGAAAATGACCTGAAGGTAAACCCAGCTTCCTCTGACTGTGTTTAATGAAGGGTTAATTTGTGTTCAGACTGCCGGCGTTTATCTTCACGCTGATTTATCATGTGACGACATAGTTAGCATCCATTAGCCTGTCATGCTAACTTCATATTGTTATCAACAAGTGCAAAACGCTGATCTAAGGTTTTATTCCATCCGTTTAAGCTTAGAGAAAGCCAGCAGTTTATTGAGTAATGTGTTACAAACATGCTCCGACGTGTTGCCTTAAGCTGACAAGACCACTTTTAGCCCCCAGCAGTGATTTGATGAAGCGAGTTATGATGTAATTCATCCTGTTAAACTGTAATTCTATTTAAAGTCATTAATGAATTGAGTTTTATGTTGATATATGTGGCATAACATAAAAATGCTTCATACATATggtgtcaaacacgttttaGACCCCGTTTAGTTATTTTCAAGCCAAAACAGAAAACCTGTGCAGCGTTTTGGGGGTCTGTCACGCCAACTGTGCTCGTAGCCATGAgatgaaaatgttaatattttcacaaaacaaacaattactAAAGAAAATGATGACAGTGTAAATTTAAAgccatttttaataaaacatttcattgcaggatacagtgaaatgtctaaaatcttctcctatagctgctgcataatgtgtgtttttacaaacagAATGGTTTTGATGCCAGTGCTGGTTTGCTATCTTTCATGCCCATATCCCAGCACAGGCCTCTgtgctgttgttttcatttagtCATTTTGTTAAGAGTTTGGACTGAAGTAATTAGTAAATTGTTCAAGTAATTCGAGAAGACTGACTGTAAATCCAACATCTACCATTATAATTAATCAGTCATTCTTGTTTTTATATATGTCATCTGTTACCTCATGTGGGTAGCGATTGTGTGATTACGTCTGTgacctcctgctggaggagtcCAACGTCCAGCCGGTTTCGACCCCGGTGACAGTGTGTGGGGACATCCATGGACAGGTAAAGATGTCAAAACACATCAACATGTCACACAAACATCCAAACTTGAGTGTTCACATTGAGTCTTCATGTCTGTAGTTTTATGATCTCTGTGAGCTCTTCCGAACCGGTGGCCAGGTCCCAGACACCAACTACATCTTCATGGTTTGTTAATATCCGTATTTTCTTGATGTATTCTTTccaatgtgtgtttgtgtcgggATTTCTGTGGCTTACCTCTCCATCATCACCTCCAGGGCGACTTTGTCGACCGAGGGTATTACAGCTTGGAAACATTCACCTACCTGTTGGTGCTAAAGGCCAAGTGGCCCGACCGCATCACGCTGCTGCGGGGAAACCACGAGAGCAGACAGATCACGCAGGTTTATGGCTTTTACGGTGAGGAGTGCTCCATGGAGGCTCACGATCAGCCACTGTGAACGGCCTCATCCACTGACACCACGGTTCTCTGTGTTGCAGACGAGTGCCAGACAAAGTATGGGAATGCCAATGCTTGGCGCTACTGCACCAAAGTGTTTGATATGTTAACAGTTGCCGCTGTAAGTTctatttgtttttcctgtgtggttgtgatgagtgtgtgttgtcagtcGAGTGTGTCaaggctgctgttgttgtgttaatgttttaAAGTACCAAACAGTGTTTGTTCTGGAAAATGTCCTGGATTTTGACCCCGGGGCTTCCTCACTATGACCCGACAGTGGTAACGGACTTTCCAGTTCATTACCCCGAAGGAGGGCATTTAGGTCAAAGGTTGATGTTTGCTGTCCAGAGAGAAGTGCAAAGAAAATTGCTGAGTGCGTCTTTCTGTTTCATCGTGTTTCTTATTCCGACAGCTGATGGACGAGCAGATCCTGTGTGTCCACGGAGGCCTGTCTCCAGACATCAAGACATTAGACCAGATCCGAACCATCGAGCGGAACCAGGAGATCCCCCACAAAGGAGCGTTCTGTGACCTGGTGTGGTCGGACCCCGAGGATGTGGACACCTGGGCCATCAGTCCCCGAGGAGCCGGCTGGCTCTTCGGCGCAAAGGTCACAAATGAGGTACGTTTCTGAGGACGCATTTCAGTTCAGACCACACATACCCCAGTTTCATCATGAAGGACTGGACTGGTAATGTAGTGCCatgataacctttaaatttaaatatgtAACTTGTAAACTTATATGTCAgtataaaaaataaactgccttcatcttttttttttaatggaaaatatCTCCACATTGATAATAAAACTGAAGTGGGGAGGTttatcaaaacctgaaaaggcGACGTGTGCCTTTTTCACGTCTTATTTTCTTGTCGTTCCTCTCACAGTTCGTTCACATCAACAACCTGAAGCTGATCTGCAGGGCGCATCAGCTCGTCCACGAAGGCTACAAGTTCATGTTCGACGACAAGCTGGTGACGGTATGGTCGGCACCCAACTACTGCTACCGCTGCGGCAACATCGCTTCCATCATGGTGTTCAAAGACGCCAACACGCGAGAGCCCAAGTTGTTCCGAGCTGTGCCGGACTCGGAGAGGGTCATCCCGCCCCGGACCACCACCCCGTACTTCCTGTAGAGAGCGGCACGGACACAGACCGGGACTGTGGTGATCCCGCACATTCTGTATTATACATTTAGAGTATCTACGAGCATCTGTTGGTGCCAACTGCTTTCCCTGCTCTGTGCATTTAATGCCATTAATCTGCTGCTCCAATCATCACATGACAGCAAGTTTGCTGAACGGTGCCGCTCTGCTGTCGTCTTAGAGCAGTGGCTTCCAACCTGAGGTCTGGGGCCTCCTCGGCGGGATGCTAGAGATCAAAGGGGGGCTCCCATGAATTAGATTTGCACAGATTAAGACCCTTTCCACAATCCAGTAAAGTGCAGATTGCTATAATTCTGGTGTGCTGGTGGTGGGGGGCCTCACTGAAGCGTTCTCACAATTGGTTCACAGAACTTGCCGTAGCCAATCCAAAATGTTGGGAACCACTGACTCAGAGGAAGAACTGTAATTCACACTTGtgtaaaatgttcatatttattGAAAGAAACTCCCCTTCACGTGAAATGAAGAATCAGAGaatgtttcactttattttgttatGGTAAAATTCATCCTCAGTGGAGTTCTGCACTTCGTGGATTTATGTGATTGTATAAATAAACATGTAAACCTGAGAGTTGGTGCGTCAatatgtcttctttttttttaagcctgtgCTATAATGGAGCTCTTGtaattgttttttctgtgttgcaatgctgtttttaaataaaaccgTTTGACAATGGTTGAAAACTATGAAATGGTGAATCTCCTTTCTTTACAACCAAAAAGTGAAATTCATAGATTTAGTACAGTACTAGTTTCAAAGCTatgcaaaagagaaaactaaTTCTGTAATTCTTTTGTAAAATTTTTATGAAACTATTTAGCCATTATTTGACTCCTGGAACTGCAGGTGACTTTTCCTGGGGTATAAACTGCTTGGGTCTATTTCTCCTGGTCAGTTATTAGGATGAATGGAAGATTAATAGCCTCTAATATCATCATCCATTCCTCTGTATTCTCATTTGTTTCTCATATTAAATTTCTCTATTTACTGTTGCTACACGCGATTTCCTGCCTGCAGAGGGCGCTGCCGTTTAGCTCCGCCCCTTTGTAATTGTGTCCAATCAGGAGCGGCCTCTCCGTGACGTCGCCAGTCACCTGCGTCGGGGTGATGACGTGTAACACGggcgagcagcagctgagctgcGGCGCTTAGCTTGTCAGACGAGACCGAAGCGGAGAGTTCACGTTTCACCGCGGACTGATACGACTATTACCGTTCCCCGAGGTCCTGAAGCGCTCACATACTGTCAGAGAAGCAAACCGGAGGGGATAATTATCCGAGGGGAATACGGTAAGAGAGAAGAGCGAGCGAGCTAGCTGACAGCTAACTCTCATTGTTGTGGCTGGCGGAGCTAGCTGGCTAGCTGGCTAGCTGTCAGTCAAAACAGTCTGTGTAATTCCAAATTCATAATTGGATTATCGAAGCCAGTTTACAGCTGGACTCATCCACATTTCAGCTGGAAGGTTGAGTTATGGTAGACAAATATTAAGTTACCAACTCTGGAGAGTCTCTCTGAAGATCTATATTATTAATTCTGATAAACTTGCATGTCATTGAGGTTGAGCGATGGCTTTCAGAGACATTTAAAGGTCTGCTTGAGTTTACTGTGAACGGAAGGCATTGAGGAAGCAACGTTTATTAAACAGCTGTTGACACGACTCAGTTCCACTGTCTGTTTCGTTATTGAAGTCTTCAAAGTGTCGAGAAAACTATGTTATCTCCTGTTTCCTTTTGAGAAATGCGATGCAATGTGAAACTGATACTTCGATCTGCACATTGCAATCTGCTACAGTCATGCAGACATGGCATGTcgtcaaaactttttttttttaagagtgttCCTCTTGCGATCGGAAGGAGCAGGTTCGATTCATCATCTCTCCCTGAtgaagtgtctttgagcaagactGCTCACATTGGATGGATGGTGCACCCTATATGTGGCAGCAACAGTCATTAGTTTATAGAACTATAGCGACCAAGAGGTCAGAGAAGTAGACTTGGGATTGAAAGGTCACAGGTTTCTGCAGCAATACAAGTCACCACTGTGGATCGGtgagcaagacctttgacctccatcgCCTTAATGTGGCTGTCCACTGCATCCTCGAAACAGGATGGGTCAACGGGGGTGAAAGAATATCCTCATGGGAAACTGATAAAGCATGATTAGTTTACGTCTGTATTTGACGACTGCCAACTCCGCATGTGTGTTGAATTCATGTCAGCTGTGTCAGATGTCCTCATTAAACACTGGCAAACAACACTCTCACCAACGGACTATGGAAAGCGCAGCTTTAAATGCAGTTGTACATAGCCTTCTGAAGGGCTTAAATCAGTGATGgcaaacatgaggcctgtggcCCAAAACCAGCCAACAAGAAGCTTCAATCTGGCCTGCTGCCAAACCAACAAGCAAAttataaaaaaattcaaagaaaacatttttttttttgcaaactaCTGAAGTAATTGAAATAATTAACTGAAATTAATGAATTAACTGAACTGCTGTTGAACTGAGaagtgtttgacacccctggtctaatGCCTTTTTTGTCACActgtaaatgaaaacataaaactaagtgccatgtttattttttttttttcacacagcaACCTTGATATCCTTTTGTAGTTGAAATTACTTATAAATTGCACTTGTATTGTGAGAGGACATCTGTTTCAAAACTAGTCTCCTCAAGAACTGCCACAGGTACAGGCACTAATATCTGAAAGCTCCGTAGCTTTGACCAGTGGTGGGCCGCTGCACAGCTGCCGAGCAGACTcagacacaaataaaacactaaTTGATTCCCGAGCATTTACCCCTCATAAAATTTTATAGAATGAAAGTGTAGCAACAAACGCTGCGGAATGATTATCACTCGAGGTAGTTAGATGAAAAGCAAACgtaaaacattttcttgttgtttctcCAGGCCCATGAAATTTGAGGAATGCCTTAAAATgcctgtaaataaaataaacatttgtttgGGAAATGCAATCAAGAATTACTCCACGTTCctattaattttcttttcttgtaaAAGAAAGTGGTGATGGTCACACACTAGTAATGAACTTTTCATGTAGATCCTCCTCTTCGATGGTTAAATAAATCATTGGCATGTGACATGTTGAAGTGTGTTTCACAACATCTGTTTGTAACTCATGTTTACAAGGTAGCCAGATAGATAGTTAGGATTATTTGTGACACTATTAGtggaaaaaaagccaaatagAGAAAGAACAGAGTCAGCTGCACTTTTAAGCATGTGTAAGTGTTTCTGAGCTGCACTGAAGCAAATCACTGATCAATCCCGgcctctgtcctctcctcctaGATGTAGCAGAATGGAAACACGAGCACCAACCTGTGGCCAGCGGCACTGCGTCAGGACACGGCTTCTCTCCAGCCCTCGGAGCAAGTAGCCGTGAACGCCAATGCGTCCCGTGAAGCCGCCTGCTCTCCACCCATCGCCAATCGCACCTGAGAAGAGACGCTGAGAGGAACAACATGTTTGCtaagctgaagaagaagattgCAGAGGAGGCTGCCACGGCACCGCGGAGCGGCGTCCGGATACCTCGCACCATCAGCAAGGAGTCCATCACCTCGATGGGGGCAGACTCGGGGGACGACTTCGTAAGTCAGCGTTCCTCGCTTCTCTCTGGACCTGCTTCTGTTACTCACGCAGACGAGCTCTCTCTGCTTTTGGCTTATAAATGGTCTCCTCTTTTGtgacaaatgaaacatttcttcaCTTTTAATGTCTGAATTCATTCACCTTCAGGTGCATGTTATAGATTATTAGTCGAAAGTTCTCACACCAATACATTTTCAGGAATTTGTTGAGCCAATGATCAGTGATAAATTTAACAGAGCCTTTATAAGAAAATGTCTAATCTTATAATTCATCCAATTTATTCATAATGCAACCATCTGGATGTTCTAGATCTCTGATTctaattcctttttttaatttggaagtTGAAGAAAAGTCTTTCGTTAGTTTTTGTGGATTCATTGTCATCTTAAAGTCTGATAATCCCAAACACATCGTCTGGATGATGTTCTCACACTTTAAGAGCTCAAAGAAAAGCATTAATAGAGTTTAAAGAGCAAACTGAACTCTGTATGTGAGACAAATGGAGTGATCCAGATTGAATTTACTTTAACATTTTGTGTCGAACAGGCCGCTAACAGGCGCTGGCCTTTGTTGTCCACATGCAGTGTTTTAAGGTAAAATAAAGCTCTCGTCTCTGAACAGgatacagaaacacagacagcaggactTGTTGGCTCCTTCATGCAGAACAGCAGATTCTAATAACAGGAACAGCCAGCTGGTTACACACACTGCCTCTGTGCTGCAGAACAAAATTACCTGCACGGTATTCCCAGTTCTACAAGTTCCTAATATCACTTGATCACAGTTACCGCTGACTAATTACTTGGCAAAATAGCCTGTCGAGtttgaggaagatgctctatagtctggaggAAAGAAACCAG contains these protein-coding regions:
- the LOC115397608 gene encoding serine/threonine-protein phosphatase 6 catalytic subunit, translating into MAPLDLDKYAEIAKQCKYLPENDLKRLCDYVCDLLLEESNVQPVSTPVTVCGDIHGQFYDLCELFRTGGQVPDTNYIFMGDFVDRGYYSLETFTYLLVLKAKWPDRITLLRGNHESRQITQVYGFYDECQTKYGNANAWRYCTKVFDMLTVAALMDEQILCVHGGLSPDIKTLDQIRTIERNQEIPHKGAFCDLVWSDPEDVDTWAISPRGAGWLFGAKVTNEFVHINNLKLICRAHQLVHEGYKFMFDDKLVTVWSAPNYCYRCGNIASIMVFKDANTREPKLFRAVPDSERVIPPRTTTPYFL